In the genome of Deltaproteobacteria bacterium, the window TCGGTTGTCCTTATAGAAGGAATCATCCCGAGGCGCACTGCTGTTGAACTCGTTCAGCCTTTGCGCCTCAGTCTTGTGCAAGGCAAATTGTGACAGGACTCGAATGAGACAATCACCCTGACAATGGGCGCACTGTAAAGTCTCCTCCTCCTGAGACTTAAGAATCAGGGCGCTGGTGATCTTGCCGCACGATTCGCAGCGGTATTCGTAGATAGGCATAATGAAGTTCCCTAATCTATGTTTTTTTCTATGATATGAATGGCCATGGCCGCTTCACATGGATTGGTCGCCTAACTATAGTCTTCAAAACGGTAAACATCCGCTGCCTCGGGATCAAACCATTCCCGCAGGACGCGGTCCAGGTTCTTCTGGGAGGCTGTCTTGGGGATCTCCGAAACGACTTGGATATACGATGGTACACTATTTCGCTCCAGACCGGCCGCGCAGGCGCTGAATATCCCCTTGATGTCTGGGGTGCTTCCTTCCACCGGGACGATAGCAGCCACCAGATCGCTTTCGCCCGGAGCCTCAGAGGCGGCCGGGATGCCATAGACGCAGACATCACTGATACCCGGATGTTCGGCTATGACCGCTTCGACATACTCTGGCAGGATGAAATCCCCCTGGCGCCTCAACCCGCCGCCCTTGCGGAAATCAAAGAAGAACCACCCTTCTTCGTCTCGATGGACCATATCTCCGGAACGAAGCCATCCGCCTCTGGTCTTGGCCTCAGAAGCTTCCTTGTTCCCATGATACTCAACAGTGGTTTCGCCACTGGTATTTCGGGCAATCAGCTCCCCGATCTCCCCGGGGCCGCATTCCGTGTCGTCTTCTCGCACGACCTTCATCTCTATAAGTCCTTCAGGCGGCTTGCCAAAGGAGCCTACTGGTCCAACTCCCGGCGGTTTATGGGCAAAGCCTCCTTCCACCGCGCCGTACCATTCGTGAATTTTCACGTTAAACCGCTTTTCAAAGGCCTCCCATATCGGCCGGGGTGTGCCTGCGCTCAGGACGACCCGAACCGGGTTATCCCCATCATCCGGCCGGGCCGGTTCGGAATAAATTCCCATCATCATGCCTCCGAGAAGGGAGAAGCTGGTGCATCCATGAGCCCGGCAGATGTCCCAGATGCGGCTCTTGGTAAACCTGCGACCGATCACAGCCGGTATGCCAAGCATTAAAGCCGGACCCAGGGTCACGGTCTGGGCGTTCCCGTGAGTCATGGACAGGCCGGTGTATAGCTTATCCTCATCGGTGTATTTCCAGATGAGTTGAGCCAGCACGGCGGCGGTCGGGAGACGGTTGGTGAGTTTAACCCCCTTGGGATCGCCGGTCGTGCCCGAGGTGTAGATGATCAGGTGGGGATCGGTGGCTGCATGAGCTTCAGGAGCAAACCCCGGCGCTTCCGGACCCTCGAGGATCTCTTTTAAGTCTGGATACCCGGGCGAAACAGGTATTCCAAAGTCATCTTTGTAAACAACTCCAATGGTTTTCACTTCAGGGAGTTGAGCCAGAGCTTCCTTCATGGACTCCATAAACTCGGCGCTAAAAATCACCCCCTTGGAGTTCGAATTTTTTATCTGATAGGCGAGCTTTTCCCCTTTGGATCGCGGATCAATCGGCACCATGACCGCCCCGAGGGCAGAGGCGGCATACATGGCAATTACCAGTTCCGGATGATTGCGCATCAGAAGAGAGAAGGTGTCGCCCCGGCTCATGCCAAGTTCTTCAAGGGCCCGGGCAAGCTTGCGCCCTTGGAGCACCAGGTCGGAATAGGTGAGAATTTCATCCGGATGCGGGGAGTTGTCAAAGGTAATAACAGGAAAATCAGGTTTTTCTTCAGCCTTGGCGTCCATGTCAAAGACCATGATTCCAGGCAATTTGCTTTCAGCCATGCTTTGCCTCCTAACCGTCTTTAAGACCCGCTTGGCGGCTTAAACTTTCGGCTAAAAAAGGATAAGACGCTCATGCCATTTTTAAACTGAGGTATTTATCATAAACCAGTTGCCGGGCGTTTGGAAAAGAACTTGTCCGCAGGAGCTCGCCGGACCTTATGTGGGCGTGCAGTTTTAAATTCCTGCACAGATAGTAAATCCGCCGTCAATCACAATCTTTGCCCCGGAAATGTAGCGGCCGGCTTTTGAGGCCAGAAAGACAATCGCACCTTTGATGTCGTCACCGGTTCCAAAACTGTTCAAGGGCGTCATTTTCAGTAACGGTTCCGCAGCAAATTGATAGAAAGGGCTGTTCTTGTCCTTCAGTGTTTCCATCATCCCTTCTTCCATGTTGCCAGGGAGGATCGCATTAACCCGGATGTTTGATCCGCCCCATTCAACGGCCAGGGACCTTGTCAGGCCAATGATTCCAATTTTGGTCGTGGCATAGGCTGTCATGCCGGTTGAAAACCCGACCTGCCCGTTTTCGCTGGAAAAATTGATGATACTGCCAGATTTCTGCTTAAGCATCAATTTACCTATTTCCCGACAGCACAAAAAAGTGCCCGTTAAATTCGTCGTCATCATCGCGGTCCAGCTTTCCAGGCTCATCTGGATCGAAGGAACCATACCGCCGATCCCGGCGTTATTTACCAGGATGTCGCATCGTCCATAATGCTCTTTCATTTCCTGAGCCAACTTGATGACATCCTCTTCTCTGGTAACGTCACATTTGATAGCGATTGAGTCCCGGCCGAGGTTTTTGAGTTTTTGCCAGGCGTCCTCCAGTTTACCCGAAACATCTCGTCCGCAAATGGCGACGTCAGCTCCAGCCTCAGCCAGCCCTTCAGCGGCAAAGTATCCCAGACCGCGGCCCCCGCCTGTTACCAGGGCCACCTTCCCATCTAACTTGAATAACTCTAAAGCGTGTGTCATTTGAATGCCCTTATATTTATCAGGAAGATGAAATCATCATATTTATCTTTATAAACGGATTTCTCGCTACTTCCATATGCCCATGAGTTCCTCAGATGAGACAACAATACATATTCTGCCTAATATTTTCAGGGCTGATTCATGCATTTCTTTGTCCATCGAGGAGACACAATCGGAAACGACCGCGGTGTAGAATCCCCTATTTATAGAGTCCCTGGCACTGGAGGCCACACCCATTTCAGTGGCTATCCCGGTAAAGAGAATGGTTTCTATACCCCGGTTTCTCATCATGTTCTCAAAATGAGTGCCGATGAAAAAGCTGGCTGTATGTTTGGGAATAACGGCCTCACCTTCCAGGGGCTGCACTTCAGTATGGATCTCAGACTCCGGACTTCCCGGCGGCATGAACGTTGGGACCTTGTCCGGGTCATCTATCCCAAATCTTCTCATCATCATCAACGTCCTGGGCGGAGATTCAAACTCCTTTGGAAGCGGCGTTATTTTTGAATAAACAACCGGGATATTACTTTCTCTGGCTGCTTTGATGAGGCCCTTTAAATTTTTAAGGAATTCTTCCTGGTTGAAAATCCTGCCGACCAGGCCGTTCTGGACGTCCCAGACCACCAGAGCCGTGTGATCGGGGTCTAGGATTTCCTTTAATTCCGTGTAGATCCTGCGCTTTTTTGAAGCCATCGTGATTCCTCCCCTTAAGTTTTTAGGTTTTCTAAGAGCTGGAATTCTCCTCTGAATCCCGGGAGAACTGCTCGACGACGTCCTTCATTCGTTCAGGAATGGGGATATTCTGAGGGCATTTCTCCACGCATTCCTCACATTCGATACAAAAATCAGCCGAGGCCTTGGTCGGCTTCAGTCCTTTATGGTATGCCTGGGTAATGCCTTCTCCAAAACTGTAATAACGCGCATAGTTAAGCAGCAGGAAGTTGGTGGGGATGTCCACACCGTTGGGGCAAGGCATACAATAGCCGCAGCCGGTGCAGTAGAGGTCCTCCAGACCTTCAAGCTGGTCCAGCATGTCTCGAATGTCTTCCTGTTCCACGGTGGTGAGCGGTCCTTCAATGTTGGCCGTGGCAGTATTCTCCTCGACCATGGCCAGGCTGCTCATGCCAGAGAGCGCCACGCTGACGTCGGGATTAGCCCAGACGAATCTGAACGCCAATTCGGGCACCGTGCGGCCTTGGCGTGGTTGAAGCCGGCTCAGAAAATTGAGCCTCCCGCCGCCAACAGGTCCCATAATGGCCACACCCATGCCTTTCTGCCTGGCGTGGGCGATGGCCGTATCATTGAGGCGGTGCAGCAAATTATATTGAACCAGCATGGAGGCGAACTCGCCCGTATCAATGAGCTTGATCATATTTTTGGGGTTGTCATGGCAGGAAAAGGATACATGACGGATCAGACCTTCATCGCGGGCACGGTGAAGTTCGTCCAGGTAGCCTTCTGGCAAGACCTTTTTCCGAAATTCCCTCCATTGCAGCCCGTGGAAGTGGTAAAAGTCAATGTAATCGGTTTTGAGTCGCTCGAGCTGAGTGTCGAGCCGTGTGCGCCATTCTTTGAGGTCGGCCTCAACGCGGTTCTTGGTTGAGATATAAATGGAAGACCGGTCGCGACCGGCAATGGCTTCACCCACGGCGATCTCGCTTGTGCCATTGTGATAGGTCCAGGCCGAGTCCACATAGTTGATACCAAGCTCCAGAGCGCGCTGGATCACAGGTACTGCTTTTTCCAGATCAACCTTCTCTTTATCCCCTTCGCCGACAGTGGGCAGCCGCATGGCGCCAAAACCCAGGGCAGAAACCTTAATGCCTGTATTGCCAAAATCACGATACTTCATTCTGAAGCTGTCTTTTTATCTTCGCATGGTTTTTGAGGCACGCCCACGTACAGGGGCTCAAGAACCAGATGCCTGGAAAATAGATAGGAAAGAAAAAAATGATAAAGTTTCCTCAAATAAGTAAAAGCGAGTATAGGTGAAACCGATATGGGTGGCAAGCGAAAAAATGTCAACATAAATTCAAGGCGAACCTAAAGAACTCCTTTCCAAACAGTGATCAGGCGCTATTTAATACCGTTAATAATTATTCTTCACTCATGTTTGAAGTCCTGAATCCCGGCGGTTATTGAAATTGCCAGTTAAATGTAGTTTTGATAAGATTATTCAGTTCATCAGGAGGAAATAAAGGCCATGCGACTGCAATTCCTTGTTCACTTGCCGCACGAGACGGATCACAACATTACTGTTTGGGCCGAGCAAAGAGATCACACCGTGGCCCGGACGCAGGTCTTTAAAGGCGATGAATTCCCATCGCTGGACGATTTTGACTGGCTCATGATCATGGGCGGATTTCAATCCGCCTGGGAAGATGAGA includes:
- a CDS encoding zinc ribbon domain-containing protein — its product is MPIYEYRCESCGKITSALILKSQEEETLQCAHCQGDCLIRVLSQFALHKTEAQRLNEFNSSAPRDDSFYKDNRNVGLWAKKRAHELGVDLGDRFDEVVERARTSKHPEDLET
- a CDS encoding AMP-binding protein; this encodes MAESKLPGIMVFDMDAKAEEKPDFPVITFDNSPHPDEILTYSDLVLQGRKLARALEELGMSRGDTFSLLMRNHPELVIAMYAASALGAVMVPIDPRSKGEKLAYQIKNSNSKGVIFSAEFMESMKEALAQLPEVKTIGVVYKDDFGIPVSPGYPDLKEILEGPEAPGFAPEAHAATDPHLIIYTSGTTGDPKGVKLTNRLPTAAVLAQLIWKYTDEDKLYTGLSMTHGNAQTVTLGPALMLGIPAVIGRRFTKSRIWDICRAHGCTSFSLLGGMMMGIYSEPARPDDGDNPVRVVLSAGTPRPIWEAFEKRFNVKIHEWYGAVEGGFAHKPPGVGPVGSFGKPPEGLIEMKVVREDDTECGPGEIGELIARNTSGETTVEYHGNKEASEAKTRGGWLRSGDMVHRDEEGWFFFDFRKGGGLRRQGDFILPEYVEAVIAEHPGISDVCVYGIPAASEAPGESDLVAAIVPVEGSTPDIKGIFSACAAGLERNSVPSYIQVVSEIPKTASQKNLDRVLREWFDPEAADVYRFEDYS
- a CDS encoding SDR family oxidoreductase — translated: MTHALELFKLDGKVALVTGGGRGLGYFAAEGLAEAGADVAICGRDVSGKLEDAWQKLKNLGRDSIAIKCDVTREEDVIKLAQEMKEHYGRCDILVNNAGIGGMVPSIQMSLESWTAMMTTNLTGTFLCCREIGKLMLKQKSGSIINFSSENGQVGFSTGMTAYATTKIGIIGLTRSLAVEWGGSNIRVNAILPGNMEEGMMETLKDKNSPFYQFAAEPLLKMTPLNSFGTGDDIKGAIVFLASKAGRYISGAKIVIDGGFTICAGI
- a CDS encoding cysteine hydrolase, with translation MASKKRRIYTELKEILDPDHTALVVWDVQNGLVGRIFNQEEFLKNLKGLIKAARESNIPVVYSKITPLPKEFESPPRTLMMMRRFGIDDPDKVPTFMPPGSPESEIHTEVQPLEGEAVIPKHTASFFIGTHFENMMRNRGIETILFTGIATEMGVASSARDSINRGFYTAVVSDCVSSMDKEMHESALKILGRICIVVSSEELMGIWK
- a CDS encoding aldo/keto reductase, translating into MKYRDFGNTGIKVSALGFGAMRLPTVGEGDKEKVDLEKAVPVIQRALELGINYVDSAWTYHNGTSEIAVGEAIAGRDRSSIYISTKNRVEADLKEWRTRLDTQLERLKTDYIDFYHFHGLQWREFRKKVLPEGYLDELHRARDEGLIRHVSFSCHDNPKNMIKLIDTGEFASMLVQYNLLHRLNDTAIAHARQKGMGVAIMGPVGGGRLNFLSRLQPRQGRTVPELAFRFVWANPDVSVALSGMSSLAMVEENTATANIEGPLTTVEQEDIRDMLDQLEGLEDLYCTGCGYCMPCPNGVDIPTNFLLLNYARYYSFGEGITQAYHKGLKPTKASADFCIECEECVEKCPQNIPIPERMKDVVEQFSRDSEENSSS